One window of the Triticum dicoccoides isolate Atlit2015 ecotype Zavitan chromosome 3B, WEW_v2.0, whole genome shotgun sequence genome contains the following:
- the LOC119278625 gene encoding G-type lectin S-receptor-like serine/threonine-protein kinase At2g19130, producing MEKPGNCICMPSPSFFAVMLLHLIKVLSSGCKFVHATDTLLPGQSLHRSGNQSLLSKSGAFKLGFSYSRFGIWYMNSSTCSPLLVWQPNAVHPILPWSWSFGLSEAGELFLTDDGSSLVWSSLDTGIMSTSPPAILLDNGNLVVRDQLNISVVFWQSFDNPVGTLLPGGWLGFNRITDKNVSLISGPSFGLYFEQSILEINTKQIRGFMVRHISNTYDNHSHENYSDAFPSWMGIREDGDSFLLLNDEHLYVQLDDNGTVSAAKLGDCGSVMPPASLDCGLDCGTDSICVIPYDNTQSYCLRVGAPHCLSNSSAKEDVYFYPIDDVLYVFPRSPFQMEDTGSRECEDICLSNCSCTTYAYLPGGICSLWFWELPKVVTVSSDQRSYSLYVNMAKQENSKPHSNPRIEIIVLPVIGVLTLMLVSLVLWWRSKTKLFIKRHVNSSNGLTIFSNAQIKKATRNFYEKLGEGGFGCVYKGTLPGNSVVAVKKLKDLGQGEKQFRAEVQTIGMIQHINLVRLFGYCAEGSKRLLAYEYMENGSLNSHLFSKSSVKLIWEIRYRIALGTARGLAYLHEGCKDCIIHCDMKPDNVLLDADFCPKIADFGMAKLLGRDFSRALTTMRGTIGYLAPEWISGLPITRKSDVYSYGMMLLEIISGQRNSEKIKEGKFTYFPIFAALKVNEGDIMCLLDSRLEGDTDLEQLGRACRVACWCIQDAEDHRPTMGQVVYMLEGVLDVEIPPVPRSLQNFVGMEDSTYSTVLYSL from the coding sequence ATGGAAAAGCCAGGCAACTGCATCTGCATGCCTTCGCCGTCTTTCTTCGCAGTAATGCTTCTGCACTTGATCAAGGTCTTGTCTTCAGGATGTAAGTTCGTGCACGCAACAGATACTCTTCTTCCTGGCCAATCTCTGCATCGAAGTGGTAACCAGTCCTTACTCTCAAAATCTGGTGCCTTCAAGCTGGGTTTCAGTTACTCAAGATTTGGCATATGGTACATGAACTCATCAACTTGTAGTCCTCTTCTAGTTTGGCAGCCTAATGCAGTCCATCCAATTTTACCTTGGTCCTGGTCATTTGGACTCTCAGAAGCTGGCGAGCTATTTCTGACAGATGACGGTAGCTCACTGGTTTGGTCATCACTTGATACAGGGATTATGTCCACTTCTCCACCCGCAATACTTCTTGATAATGGAAATCTCGTGGTCAGAGACCAACTTAATATTTCCGTGGTGTTCTGGCAGAGCTTCGACAACCCAGTAGGTACACTGCTACCTGGAGGATGGCTGGGATTTAATAGGATCACTGACAAGAACGTCTCGCTAATTTCCGGTCCTTCTTTTGGTTTGTATTTTGAACAGTCTATTCTTGAGATAAATACAAAGCAAATTAGAGGGTTTATGGTCCGGCATATTTCTAACACGTACGACAACCACTCCCATGAAAATTATTCTGATGCTTTTCCCAGCTGGATGGGCATTCGTGAAGATGGAGACTCTTTTCTGCTGCTCAATGATGAACATCTATATGTACAATTGGATGACAATGGTACTGTCAGTGCTGCTAAACTAGGGGATTGTGGTTCTGTGATGCCGCCTGCTTCTCTGGATTGTGGTTTAGACTGTGGCACTGACAGCATTTGTGTTATTCCATATGACAACACCCAGTCGTATTGTTTGAGAGTTGGTGCTCCACACTGTCTATCTAATTCTTCCGCTAAAGAAGACGTTTATTTCTATCCGATAGATGATGTACTCTACGTATTTCCAAGAAGTCCTTTCCAAATGGAAGACACAGGCAGCAGAGAGTGCGAAGATATATGTTTAAGTAACTGTTCCTGTACTACATATGCTTACCTCCCTGGCGGAATATGCTCACTATGGTTCTGGGAACTGCCCAAAGTTGTGACAGTGTCTTCTGATCAACGCAGCTATAGTTTGTATGTGAATATGGCTAAGCAAGAAAATTCAAAACCCCATTCGAATCCCCGGATTGAAATTATTGTTCTACCAGTGATAGGTGTCCTGACCCTCATGCTTGTTAGTCTGGTGCTTTGGTGGAGAAGCAAAACAAAGTTATTCATAAAAAGACACGTGAACTCCAGTAATGGCCTTACGATCTTCTCAAATGCGCAGATAAAAAAAGCAACACGAAATTTCTATGAAAAACTTGGAGAAGGAGGTTTCGGCTGTGTTTACAAGGGGACATTGCCAGGAAACTCTGTGGTGGCTGTCAAAAAGCTAAAAGACCTTGGACAGGGGGAGAAGCAATTCCGAGCGGAAGTGCAGACCATTGGAATGATTCAACACATCAATCTTGTCCGTTTATTTGGATACTGTGCTGAGGGAAGTAAAAGGTTGCTAGCATACGAGTACATGGAGAATGGATCTTTGAACTCTCATCTTTTTTCAAAGAGTTCTGTAAAATTGATCTGGGAGATCCGGTACCGTATAGCACTTGGAACAGCAAGAGGCTTGGCTTATCTGCATGAAGGATGCAAGGATTGCATCATACACTGTGACATGAAGCCGGACAATGTACTCCTTGATGCGGATTTCTGTCCTAAAATTGCAGACTTTGGTATGGCTAAACTTCTCGGCCGAGATTTCAGCAGGGCACTGACGACAATGAGGGGGACCATTGGATATCTTGCACCGGAGTGGATCTCAGGTCTTCCGATCACACGTAAGTCGGATGTTTACAGCTATGGGATGATGCTTCTTGAAATCATATCAGGGCAAAGGAATTCAGAGAAAATTAAGGAGGGGAAATTTACCTACTTTCCCATCTTTGCTGCACTGAAGGTGAATGAGGGGGATATTATGTGCCTGTTGGATAGTAGGCTGGAGGGCGACACGGACCTGGAACAGCTGGGCCGAGCTTGCAGAGTGGCATGCTGGTGTATTCAAGATGCAGAGGATCACAGGCCCACAATGGGGCAAGTTGTTTACATGCTAGAGGGTGTTCTGGATGTCGAAATACCTCCTGTTCCAAGGTCACTGCAGAATTTTGTTGGTATGGAGGATTCCACTTACTCTACAGTCTTGTACAGCCTCTGA
- the LOC119282391 gene encoding dirigent protein 22-like → MASAALFFVLLAMATMQPQTASSEKETHLKVYWHDVVSGPDPTAVRVARGAATNTSKTAFGLVTVIDDPLTEGPGLNSSRLMGRAQGTYIAAGKDQLAMLMNMNFVFTTGKYNGSSIAIMGHNAVFTKVREMAVIGGTGVFRWARGYAQARTHTLDLKTGDATVEYNVFIRL, encoded by the coding sequence ATGGCCTCTGCGGcgctcttcttcgtcctcctcgcCATGGCCACCATGCAGCCGCAGACCGCATCATCCGAGAAGGAGACGCACCTCAAGGTGTACTGGCACGACGTGGTGAGCGGACCGGACCCGACGGCGGTGCGGGTGGCGCGCGGGGCGGCGACTAACACCTCCAAGACAGCCTTCGGCCTCGTGACCGTCATCGACGACCCGCTCACCGAAGGCCCCGGCCTCAACTCGTCCAGGCTCATGGGCCGCGCCCAGGGCACCTACATCGCCGCTGGCAAGGACCAGCTCGCCATGCTCATGAACATGAACTTCGTCTTCACCACCGGCAAGTACAACGGCAGCAGCATCGCCATTATGGGTCATAACGCCGTGTTCACCAAGGTCCGTGAGATGGCTGTCATCGGCGGTACAGGCGTTTTCAGGTGGGCCCGCGGGTATGCGCAGGCCAGGACGCACACCTTGGACCTCAAGACCGGTGACGCCACCGTCGAGTACAACGTATTCATCAGGCTCTAG